From a single Azospirillum fermentarium genomic region:
- a CDS encoding YcjF family protein: MTGTMNRDPKAQGHRWTAPLELDPETLGPDKPAPPVDEAEPPRRRPAPGPVEMPVERAMPVPADEPPLDGDPAQPLATLLDRPKSRVGRWLAGAVAALLLVAVGFDTADLLQRSFATSVALGGVVALLAAVAAVASVTLVVKELLSLRRLRRIDALRGEAGALALAGGHSGAERFTGNVAGLYAGRADLAPALARFREAVTDAHDDGEVVRLLDRELLAVIDSRAYQMVLRASRDTAVGTALSPAAILDLLIVLWRNLKLVREVSGLYGARPGYLGSLRLLRKMLANLAVAGVTESAHHVAVEALGGTLAAAISTRVGQGVINGLLTARVGLAAMHLCRPVPFGPANRPSLGRIRAELLSLPKQVL, encoded by the coding sequence GTGACCGGGACCATGAACCGCGACCCCAAGGCGCAGGGCCACCGCTGGACCGCCCCCCTGGAACTCGACCCCGAGACGCTCGGCCCGGACAAGCCGGCCCCGCCGGTGGACGAGGCCGAACCGCCCCGGCGCCGCCCGGCCCCCGGCCCCGTGGAGATGCCGGTGGAGCGCGCCATGCCGGTGCCCGCCGACGAACCGCCCCTGGACGGCGATCCGGCCCAGCCCCTGGCCACCCTGCTGGACCGGCCAAAGAGCCGGGTGGGGCGGTGGCTGGCCGGGGCGGTGGCGGCGCTGCTGCTGGTGGCGGTGGGCTTCGACACCGCCGACCTGTTGCAGCGGTCGTTCGCCACCAGCGTGGCGCTGGGCGGGGTGGTGGCGCTGCTGGCGGCGGTGGCGGCGGTGGCGTCGGTCACGCTGGTGGTCAAGGAATTGCTGAGCCTGCGCCGGCTGCGCCGCATCGACGCCCTGCGGGGGGAGGCGGGGGCGCTGGCCCTGGCCGGCGGGCACAGCGGGGCGGAGCGGTTCACCGGCAACGTCGCCGGCCTGTACGCCGGGCGGGCCGATCTGGCCCCGGCGCTGGCCCGCTTCCGCGAAGCGGTCACCGACGCCCATGACGACGGCGAGGTGGTGCGGCTGCTGGACCGGGAACTGCTGGCGGTGATCGACAGCCGGGCGTACCAGATGGTGCTGCGCGCGTCCCGCGACACGGCGGTGGGCACGGCGCTGAGCCCGGCGGCCATCCTGGACCTGCTGATCGTGCTGTGGCGGAACCTGAAGCTGGTGCGGGAGGTGTCGGGGCTGTACGGCGCCCGGCCCGGCTATCTGGGGTCGCTGCGGCTGTTGCGCAAGATGCTGGCCAATCTGGCCGTCGCCGGGGTGACCGAAAGCGCCCACCACGTGGCGGTGGAAGCGCTGGGCGGCACGTTGGCCGCCGCCATTTCCACCCGTGTGGGGCAGGGGGTCATCAACGGCCTGTTGACCGCGCGGGTGGGGCTGGCGGCCATGCACCTGTGCCGCCCGGTCCCCTTTGGCCCGGCCAACCGGCCGAGCCTGGGGCGCATCCGGGCGGAACTCCTGTCCTTGCCCAAGCAGGTGCTTTAG
- a CDS encoding PhyR family response regulator anti-anti-sigma factor, producing MDRRANTSTNREERIHNLMAHVPYLRRYALALTGDPDLGDGFVTRILDDAMTADDFIRLENPRLALYAALNELADTMALRPAPSPRPVEAALAALPEDARRLYLLVSLEDLPLHDAAAVLGLPVETAVERLNDARRQVRERLTATILIVEDDAIIAFDLAETVRGMGHMVCGTAPTMDEALTLAAAHTPTLALLDIRLAEGDNGIEVARELRRRRFLPVIFVTAFPDELAKRGLEHLGPVIPKPFTRDQIEQAITRAVFTPAESGGPAAVSPAA from the coding sequence ATGGACAGACGCGCCAACACCTCGACCAACCGTGAAGAGCGCATCCACAACCTGATGGCCCATGTGCCGTACCTGCGCCGCTATGCGCTGGCCCTGACCGGCGACCCGGATCTGGGCGACGGCTTCGTCACCCGCATTCTCGACGACGCCATGACGGCCGACGACTTCATCCGTCTGGAGAATCCGCGGCTGGCGCTGTACGCCGCGCTGAACGAGCTGGCCGACACGATGGCCCTGCGCCCGGCGCCGTCGCCCCGGCCGGTGGAAGCGGCCCTGGCCGCCCTGCCCGAAGACGCCCGCCGCCTCTACCTGCTGGTCAGCCTGGAGGATCTGCCTCTGCACGATGCGGCGGCCGTGCTGGGCCTGCCGGTGGAAACGGCGGTGGAACGGCTGAACGACGCCCGGCGGCAGGTGCGCGAACGGCTGACCGCCACCATCCTGATCGTGGAGGACGATGCCATCATCGCGTTCGATCTGGCGGAAACCGTCCGGGGGATGGGGCATATGGTGTGCGGCACCGCCCCCACCATGGACGAGGCGCTGACCCTGGCCGCGGCCCACACCCCCACGCTGGCCCTGCTGGATATCCGTCTGGCCGAAGGGGACAACGGCATCGAGGTGGCCCGCGAGCTGCGCCGCCGCCGTTTCCTGCCGGTGATCTTCGTCACCGCCTTTCCCGACGAATTGGCCAAGCGCGGGCTGGAGCATCTGGGGCCGGTGATCCCCAAGCCCTTCACCCGCGACCAGATCGAGCAGGCGATCACCCGGGCCGTCTTCACCCCCGCCGAAAGCGGCGGCCCCGCCGCCGTGTCCCCCGCGGCGTGA
- a CDS encoding MarR family winged helix-turn-helix transcriptional regulator, which translates to MKAAALLPKPVPPDPLSDDREALAGVTATPEVRLWLRIGAVQSLLDGHLRVRLRREHGITPARYHAMALLDKGREGMTMGELSKRLMVSNGAITGLVDRLVRDGKVTRTPLPGDRRTHIIRLTPAGREEVQAMERLHADWLAEVMGSLGREEMTALLGLLDRLKRSVRRGMDGWGPGEQEDAPS; encoded by the coding sequence GTGAAAGCCGCCGCCCTTCTGCCCAAGCCCGTCCCGCCCGATCCCCTGTCCGACGACCGGGAGGCGCTGGCCGGGGTGACGGCCACGCCCGAGGTGCGGCTGTGGCTGCGCATCGGGGCGGTGCAATCCCTGCTGGACGGGCACCTGCGCGTCCGCCTGCGCCGGGAACACGGCATCACCCCCGCCCGCTACCACGCCATGGCCCTGCTGGACAAAGGCCGGGAGGGCATGACCATGGGGGAGCTGTCCAAACGCCTGATGGTCAGCAATGGGGCCATCACCGGGCTGGTGGACAGGCTGGTCCGTGACGGCAAGGTCACCCGCACCCCGCTGCCCGGCGACCGCCGTACCCACATCATCCGCCTGACGCCCGCGGGGCGGGAGGAGGTGCAGGCCATGGAACGGTTGCACGCCGATTGGCTGGCCGAGGTCATGGGTTCCTTGGGGCGGGAGGAGATGACGGCGCTGCTGGGCCTGCTGGACCGGCTGAAACGGTCGGTCCGGCGTGGCATGGACGGCTGGGGGCCGGGAGAACAGGAGGACGCGCCGTCATGA
- the purU gene encoding formyltetrahydrofolate deformylase encodes MSDHATSANGTEYILTISCPDTVGIVFAVSGFLAERGCNIIDSAQFGDRVTGLFFLRIHFSAAGSSPAKTALEGAFAELIATPFRMSWKLHDATRPQRVMIMVSKFGHCLNDLLYRYRLGYLPIEIPAIVSNHRDFYQLAAWHNVPFHYLPVTADTKQAQEERLLEIIDEERVDLVVLARYMQVLSPSLCATLEGRAINIHHSFLPSFRGAKPYHQAYARGVKLIGATAHYVTSGLDEGPIIDQEVERVDHTLTPDDLVAIGRDIENVVLARAVKYHVEHRVLLNGNKTVVFK; translated from the coding sequence ATGTCCGATCACGCCACGTCCGCCAACGGCACCGAATACATCCTGACGATCTCCTGCCCCGACACCGTGGGCATCGTTTTCGCCGTGTCCGGTTTCCTGGCGGAGCGAGGGTGCAACATCATCGACAGCGCCCAGTTCGGCGACCGGGTGACCGGCCTGTTCTTCCTGCGCATCCATTTCTCCGCCGCGGGCAGCAGCCCGGCGAAGACGGCGCTGGAAGGGGCCTTTGCCGAGTTGATCGCCACCCCGTTCCGCATGTCGTGGAAACTGCACGACGCCACCCGTCCGCAGCGGGTGATGATCATGGTGTCGAAGTTCGGGCACTGCCTGAACGACCTGCTGTACCGCTACCGCCTGGGCTACCTGCCCATCGAGATTCCGGCCATCGTGTCCAACCACCGGGATTTCTACCAGCTTGCGGCGTGGCACAACGTGCCGTTCCATTACCTGCCCGTCACCGCCGACACCAAGCAGGCGCAGGAAGAGCGCCTGTTGGAGATCATCGACGAGGAGCGGGTGGATCTGGTGGTGCTGGCCCGCTACATGCAGGTTCTGTCGCCGTCCCTGTGCGCCACGCTGGAGGGACGGGCGATCAACATCCACCATTCCTTCCTGCCCAGCTTCCGCGGGGCGAAGCCCTATCACCAGGCTTACGCCCGCGGGGTGAAGCTGATCGGGGCCACCGCCCACTATGTCACGTCCGGCCTGGACGAAGGCCCGATCATCGACCAGGAGGTGGAGCGGGTCGATCACACCCTGACCCCCGACGATCTGGTCGCCATCGGCCGCGACATCGAAAACGTGGTGCTGGCCCGTGCGGTCAAATACCACGTCGAACACCGCGTGCTGCTGAACGGCAACAAGACGGTGGTGTTCAAATAA
- a CDS encoding vitamin B12-dependent ribonucleotide reductase: MRFQRRFTFEGQDAYAGIGFRTTGSEIRNPDGSVVFAQTGIEVPESWSQVACDILAQKYFRKAGVPAALKPVEENTVPSWLWRKVADDSTLATLPKEQRTVGETSARQVFDRLAGTWTYWGWQGGYFDGEADARVFFDEMRFMLATQMAAPNSPQWFNTGLHWAYGIDGPGQGHFYVDFKTGLLTSSASAYEHPQPHACFIQSVQDDLVNEGGIMDLWVREARLFKYGSGTGSNFSRVRGEGERLSGGGKSSGLMSFLKIGDRAAGAIKSGGTTRRAAKMVTVDLDHPDIEAYIDWKVIEEQKVAALVTGSKTCQTHLNAVMAACANGTDPKENKDLRKAISAARKAGVPENYVQRVMQFAGQGFTSIDFRTYDTDWDSEAYLTVAGQNSNNSVRIPNGFVQAVLDDADWNLIRRTDGKVAKTVRARDLWDKIGHAAWACADPGVQFDSTINEWHTCPESGRINASNPCSEYMFLDDTACNLASLNLLAFRRPNGSFDIEAFEHACRLWTVVLEISVLMAQFPSREIAQLSYEFRTLGLGYANLGGLLMAAGLPYDSDAGRSLCAAITAVMTGVAYATSAEMAEELGPFAGYEANREPMLRVIRNHRRAAHGAKDGYEGLSVAPVPFDAAACPDPDLAAAAMRAWDRALEMGEAFGFRNAQSTVIAPTGTIGLVMDCDTTGIEPDFALVKFKKLAGGGYFKIVNRLVPVALHALGYDAEAIRAIERYAVGHGTLKTSPAIDHAALKAKGFTDAILAKVEAGLATAFDIKFAFNKWTLGAEFCTGALGIPADALDRPGFDLLAHIGFSRAEIDAANTYCCGAMTLEGAPFLKPEHLAVFDCASPCGRIGKRFLSWESHITMMAAAQPFISGAISKTINMANNATVESCKDAYLLSWRLGLKANALYRDGSKLSQPLAAAILEDADDAEESTLDAVLAAPDAARVPMITERVVEKVIEKIIERKVSERQKLPHRRKGYTQKAMVGGHKVYIRTGEYEDGRLGEIFIDMHKEGAAFRSLMNNFAIAVSIGLQYGVPLEEFVEAFTFTRFEPSGSVQGNDAIKMATSVIDYIFREVAISYLGRTDLGHATPDDLLPFTVGTGDSQGDLPQQGPNEVVRKLTSKGYVRSNLRVLHGGQAQKAVAAMATVSSTGTAAATAYAGGGGSGGAAAAVATATVTTTAPAPTDRYERVREARAKGYEGDQCGECGNMTLVRNGTCLKCDTCGSTTGCS, encoded by the coding sequence ATGCGCTTCCAGCGACGCTTCACGTTCGAGGGACAGGACGCCTACGCCGGCATCGGTTTCCGCACGACCGGCAGCGAGATCCGCAATCCCGACGGTTCGGTGGTGTTCGCCCAGACCGGCATCGAGGTGCCGGAAAGCTGGAGCCAGGTGGCCTGTGACATCCTGGCGCAAAAGTATTTCCGCAAGGCCGGTGTGCCCGCCGCCCTGAAGCCGGTGGAGGAAAACACCGTCCCGTCGTGGCTGTGGCGCAAGGTGGCGGACGACTCGACGCTGGCCACGCTGCCCAAGGAACAGCGCACGGTGGGCGAGACCTCGGCCCGCCAAGTGTTCGACCGTCTGGCCGGCACCTGGACCTATTGGGGCTGGCAGGGCGGCTATTTCGACGGCGAGGCGGACGCGCGCGTCTTCTTCGACGAAATGCGCTTCATGCTGGCGACCCAGATGGCCGCCCCCAACAGCCCGCAGTGGTTCAACACCGGGCTGCACTGGGCCTATGGCATCGACGGCCCCGGCCAGGGCCATTTCTATGTGGATTTCAAGACGGGCCTGCTGACCTCCTCGGCTTCGGCCTATGAGCACCCGCAGCCGCACGCCTGCTTCATCCAGTCGGTTCAGGACGATCTGGTGAACGAGGGCGGCATCATGGACCTGTGGGTGCGCGAGGCGCGCCTGTTCAAGTACGGCTCGGGCACCGGCTCCAACTTCTCCCGCGTGCGCGGCGAGGGGGAACGGCTGTCGGGTGGGGGCAAGTCGTCGGGCCTGATGAGCTTCCTGAAGATCGGCGACCGCGCCGCCGGGGCCATCAAGTCGGGCGGCACCACGCGGCGCGCGGCCAAGATGGTCACCGTCGATCTGGATCACCCCGACATCGAAGCCTACATCGACTGGAAGGTGATCGAGGAGCAGAAGGTGGCCGCGCTGGTCACCGGCTCCAAGACCTGCCAGACGCACCTGAACGCGGTGATGGCGGCGTGCGCCAACGGCACCGATCCGAAGGAAAACAAGGATCTCAGGAAGGCCATCTCCGCCGCCCGCAAGGCCGGCGTGCCGGAGAACTACGTCCAGCGGGTGATGCAGTTCGCGGGCCAGGGCTTCACCAGCATCGACTTCCGCACCTATGACACCGATTGGGATTCGGAAGCCTATCTGACCGTTGCCGGCCAGAACTCCAACAACTCGGTGCGCATCCCCAACGGCTTCGTGCAGGCGGTGCTGGACGATGCCGACTGGAACCTGATCCGCCGCACCGACGGCAAGGTGGCCAAGACCGTGCGCGCCCGCGATCTGTGGGACAAGATCGGCCATGCCGCCTGGGCCTGCGCCGATCCGGGCGTGCAGTTCGACAGCACCATCAACGAATGGCACACCTGCCCGGAATCGGGGCGGATCAATGCGTCGAACCCGTGTTCGGAATACATGTTCCTGGACGACACGGCGTGCAATCTGGCGTCTCTGAACCTGCTGGCCTTCCGCCGCCCCAACGGGTCGTTCGATATCGAGGCGTTCGAGCACGCCTGCCGCCTGTGGACGGTGGTGCTGGAAATCTCGGTGCTGATGGCGCAATTCCCCAGCCGCGAAATCGCCCAGCTTTCCTATGAATTCCGCACGCTGGGCCTGGGCTACGCCAACCTGGGCGGCCTGCTGATGGCCGCCGGCCTGCCCTATGATTCCGACGCGGGCCGGTCGCTGTGCGCCGCCATCACCGCGGTGATGACCGGTGTCGCCTATGCCACCTCCGCTGAAATGGCCGAGGAGCTGGGGCCGTTCGCCGGCTATGAGGCCAACCGCGAGCCCATGCTGCGCGTGATCCGCAACCACCGCCGCGCCGCCCATGGTGCGAAGGACGGGTACGAGGGGCTGTCGGTCGCCCCGGTGCCGTTCGACGCCGCCGCCTGCCCCGACCCCGATCTGGCCGCCGCCGCCATGCGCGCCTGGGACCGCGCGCTGGAGATGGGCGAGGCGTTCGGCTTCCGCAACGCCCAGTCCACGGTGATCGCCCCCACCGGCACCATCGGCCTGGTGATGGATTGCGACACCACCGGCATCGAACCCGACTTTGCCCTGGTGAAGTTCAAGAAGCTGGCCGGCGGCGGCTATTTCAAGATCGTCAACCGGCTGGTGCCGGTGGCGCTGCACGCCCTGGGCTATGACGCCGAGGCGATCCGCGCCATCGAACGCTACGCGGTCGGCCACGGCACGCTGAAGACCAGCCCGGCCATCGACCACGCCGCGCTGAAGGCCAAGGGCTTCACCGACGCCATCCTGGCAAAGGTGGAAGCGGGCCTCGCCACCGCCTTCGACATCAAGTTCGCCTTCAACAAGTGGACGCTGGGGGCGGAGTTCTGCACCGGCGCGCTGGGCATCCCGGCCGACGCGCTGGACCGTCCCGGTTTCGACCTGCTGGCCCACATCGGCTTCAGCCGGGCGGAGATCGACGCGGCCAACACCTATTGCTGCGGCGCCATGACGCTGGAGGGCGCGCCCTTCCTGAAGCCCGAGCACCTGGCCGTGTTCGATTGCGCCAGCCCGTGCGGGCGCATCGGCAAGCGGTTCCTGTCGTGGGAATCGCACATCACCATGATGGCGGCGGCCCAGCCCTTCATCTCCGGCGCCATTTCCAAGACCATCAACATGGCGAACAACGCCACGGTTGAGTCGTGCAAGGATGCCTATCTGTTGTCCTGGCGCCTGGGTCTGAAGGCCAATGCCCTCTACCGTGACGGCTCCAAGCTCAGCCAGCCGCTGGCCGCCGCCATCCTGGAGGACGCCGACGACGCGGAGGAGAGCACGCTGGACGCCGTGCTTGCCGCCCCCGACGCCGCCCGCGTGCCGATGATCACCGAGCGGGTGGTGGAAAAGGTCATCGAGAAGATCATCGAGCGCAAGGTGTCGGAGCGGCAGAAGCTGCCCCACCGCCGCAAGGGCTACACCCAGAAGGCGATGGTCGGCGGTCACAAGGTCTACATCCGCACCGGCGAGTACGAGGACGGCCGGCTGGGCGAGATCTTCATCGACATGCACAAGGAAGGGGCCGCCTTCCGCTCGCTGATGAACAACTTCGCCATCGCGGTGTCCATCGGCCTGCAGTACGGCGTGCCGCTGGAAGAGTTCGTGGAGGCCTTCACCTTCACCCGCTTCGAGCCGTCGGGCTCGGTGCAGGGCAACGACGCCATCAAGATGGCGACGTCGGTGATCGACTACATCTTCCGCGAGGTGGCGATTTCGTACCTGGGCCGCACCGATCTGGGCCACGCCACGCCCGACGATCTGCTGCCCTTCACCGTCGGGACCGGCGACTCTCAGGGCGACCTGCCGCAACAGGGGCCGAACGAGGTGGTGCGCAAGCTGACCTCCAAGGGCTATGTGCGCTCCAACCTGCGGGTTCTGCACGGCGGTCAGGCGCAGAAGGCGGTGGCGGCCATGGCCACGGTCAGCAGCACCGGCACGGCGGCAGCCACGGCCTATGCCGGCGGCGGTGGCAGCGGCGGTGCGGCGGCGGCGGTGGCCACCGCCACCGTGACCACCACGGCCCCGGCCCCCACCGACCGCTATGAACGGGTCCGCGAAGCCCGTGCCAAGGGATACGAGGGCGACCAGTGCGGCGAATGCGGCAACATGACTCTGGTCCGCAACGGCACCTGCCTGAAATGCGACACCTGCGGGTCCACCACCGGCTGCAGTTGA
- a CDS encoding AMP-binding protein, translating into MSTIAARADSFIRDRLPPRGTWPDLRFDRAGLSYPPRLNAAAELVDAWIARGHGDRPCIIGPQETWTYARFADTVDRIARRLVENYGVIPGNRVLLRGPNTPMLAACWMAVVKAGAIAVPTMPLLRSGELGQIIDKVAVRLALCDAAFLSEMEVAAAGRELTIVRFNGEPGPGGAPAAGLEALLPATAPGFAAVDTAADDVALIIFTSGTTGVPKAAAHFHRDLLAVADLSPRSQLNATADDVFCGSPTLAFAYGIGGLLLFPLRVGASVVLLERATGERLLTAMERHRATLCFTVPTLYRAMTTLLEAEVVTVEALSSLRACVSAGEPLPASTFEAWYYASGLPILDSLGTTEMLNAVIAMPPDAIRPGATGRTVPGYEAMLVDDAFRPVPAGQIGRLAVRGPTGCLYIDDDRQRQYVQHGWNLTGDAFHQDADGYFWYHARTDDMIVSAGYKISGLEVEDVLLRHEAVEECAVVAAPDPLRGTIPKAYVVIKRGVDAGDELARGLQDFVKDRIAPYKFPRDVAFIDALPRTETGKIQRYKLRAMAQGEEGPRSITRITDPGPDRGHTEPEDGGPGDGA; encoded by the coding sequence ATGAGCACCATCGCTGCCCGCGCCGACAGCTTCATCCGCGACCGCCTGCCGCCGCGCGGCACCTGGCCCGACCTGCGCTTCGACCGCGCCGGGCTGTCCTATCCCCCCCGGCTGAACGCGGCGGCCGAACTGGTGGATGCCTGGATCGCCCGCGGCCACGGGGACCGGCCCTGCATCATCGGCCCGCAGGAAACCTGGACCTACGCCCGCTTCGCCGACACCGTGGACCGCATCGCCCGGCGGCTGGTGGAGAATTACGGGGTGATCCCCGGCAACCGCGTGCTGCTGCGCGGCCCCAACACGCCGATGCTGGCCGCGTGCTGGATGGCGGTGGTGAAGGCCGGCGCCATCGCCGTGCCCACCATGCCGCTGCTGCGCTCGGGCGAGCTGGGGCAGATCATCGACAAGGTGGCGGTGCGGCTGGCCTTGTGCGACGCCGCTTTCCTGTCCGAGATGGAGGTGGCCGCCGCGGGCCGCGAGCTGACCATCGTCCGCTTCAACGGGGAGCCGGGGCCTGGCGGGGCGCCCGCGGCGGGGCTGGAGGCGCTGCTGCCGGCCACCGCACCGGGATTCGCCGCGGTGGATACGGCGGCGGACGACGTGGCGCTGATCATCTTCACCTCCGGCACCACGGGGGTGCCCAAGGCGGCGGCCCATTTCCACCGCGACCTGCTGGCGGTGGCCGACCTGTCGCCGCGCAGCCAGTTGAACGCCACCGCCGACGACGTGTTCTGCGGCTCGCCCACGCTGGCGTTCGCGTACGGCATCGGCGGGCTGCTGCTGTTCCCGCTGCGGGTGGGAGCGTCGGTGGTGCTGCTGGAGCGGGCGACCGGGGAACGGCTGCTGACCGCCATGGAGCGGCACCGGGCCACCCTGTGCTTCACCGTGCCAACGCTCTACCGCGCCATGACCACGCTGCTGGAGGCGGAGGTGGTGACGGTGGAGGCGCTGTCCAGCCTGCGCGCCTGCGTGTCGGCGGGGGAACCGCTGCCGGCCTCCACCTTCGAGGCGTGGTATTACGCCAGCGGCCTGCCGATCCTGGATTCCCTGGGCACGACGGAGATGCTGAACGCCGTCATCGCCATGCCCCCCGATGCCATCCGCCCCGGCGCCACCGGCAGGACGGTGCCGGGGTACGAGGCCATGCTGGTGGACGACGCCTTCCGCCCCGTGCCGGCGGGGCAGATCGGGCGGCTGGCGGTGCGGGGACCGACCGGGTGCCTGTACATCGACGACGACCGCCAGCGCCAGTATGTGCAGCACGGCTGGAACCTGACCGGCGACGCCTTTCACCAGGATGCCGACGGCTATTTCTGGTACCACGCCCGCACCGACGACATGATCGTGTCGGCGGGCTACAAGATCTCGGGCCTGGAGGTGGAGGATGTGCTGCTGCGGCACGAGGCGGTGGAGGAATGCGCCGTCGTCGCCGCCCCCGACCCCCTGCGCGGCACCATCCCCAAGGCGTATGTGGTCATCAAGCGCGGGGTGGACGCGGGGGACGAGCTGGCCCGCGGCCTGCAGGATTTCGTCAAGGACCGCATCGCGCCGTACAAGTTTCCCCGCGACGTGGCCTTCATCGATGCCCTGCCGCGCACGGAAACCGGCAAGATCCAGCGCTACAAGCTGCGCGCCATGGCGCAGGGAGAGGAAGGGCCCCGTTCCATCACCCGCATCACCGACCCCGGCCCCGACCGTGGGCATACCGAGCCGGAGGATGGGGGGCCGGGGGACGGGGCGTAG
- a CDS encoding BON domain-containing protein, with the protein MAVAAALSAGCAPLVVGGAAVAGTASVTSREGGVTAFVSDTDIRAQINQLWFHHSLDMMNRLSLTVTHGRVLLTGRASDAQQRLDAVRLVWQVNGVTEVINEIQVDDDSTLLDSARDTWIATQLRTKLLFDGGVSSQNYSIDVVNGVVYLMGLSKSQDEVDRVLEHARSTPYVQKVVNYVRPR; encoded by the coding sequence ATGGCTGTGGCAGCGGCGCTCTCCGCCGGCTGCGCGCCGCTGGTGGTGGGCGGGGCGGCCGTCGCCGGCACCGCCTCGGTCACATCGCGTGAGGGCGGCGTCACCGCCTTCGTGTCCGACACCGACATCCGCGCCCAGATCAACCAGCTTTGGTTCCATCATTCGTTGGACATGATGAACCGGCTCAGCCTGACCGTCACCCATGGCCGGGTGCTGCTGACCGGGCGCGCCAGCGATGCCCAGCAGCGGCTGGACGCCGTGCGGCTGGTCTGGCAGGTCAACGGCGTGACCGAGGTCATCAATGAAATCCAGGTGGACGACGACAGCACGCTGCTGGATTCCGCCCGTGACACCTGGATCGCCACCCAGCTCCGCACCAAGCTGCTGTTCGACGGCGGCGTGTCGTCGCAGAACTACTCCATCGACGTGGTGAACGGCGTGGTCTACCTGATGGGCCTGTCGAAAAGCCAGGACGAGGTGGACCGTGTTCTCGAACACGCCCGCTCCACACCCTATGTGCAAAAGGTGGTGAACTACGTCCGGCCGCGCTGA
- a CDS encoding arsenate reductase ArsC, with protein sequence MALTPGASKPAKVYNVLFLCTQNSARSIMAECLLRRWSNGRFNAWSAGSRPSGTVNPFAIRTLQAFNHKTEGLRSKSWDEFAVAGAPVMDFVFTVCDNAAGEVCPVWPGQPMTAHWGVEDPAPAMTEGEDKAIRAFRRVYVELESRIKIFASLRVEGLDKLTLEKHLSRIGGERASDDALIQAGA encoded by the coding sequence ATGGCCCTCACCCCCGGTGCCTCCAAGCCCGCCAAGGTCTACAACGTCCTGTTCCTCTGCACTCAGAATTCGGCCCGCAGCATCATGGCCGAATGCCTGCTCCGCCGCTGGTCCAACGGGCGCTTCAACGCCTGGTCCGCCGGCAGCCGGCCCAGCGGCACGGTGAATCCCTTCGCCATCCGCACGCTCCAGGCCTTCAACCACAAGACCGAGGGCTTGCGCTCCAAAAGCTGGGACGAGTTCGCGGTGGCCGGCGCCCCGGTGATGGATTTCGTCTTCACCGTCTGCGACAACGCCGCGGGCGAGGTCTGCCCCGTGTGGCCGGGCCAGCCCATGACCGCGCACTGGGGCGTGGAAGACCCCGCCCCCGCGATGACGGAAGGGGAGGACAAGGCCATCCGCGCCTTCCGCCGCGTCTATGTGGAGCTGGAAAGCCGCATCAAGATCTTCGCCAGCCTGCGGGTGGAGGGGCTGGACAAGCTGACCCTGGAAAAGCACCTGTCGCGCATCGGTGGCGAACGCGCCAGCGACGACGCGCTGATCCAGGCCGGCGCCTAA
- a CDS encoding FkbM family methyltransferase produces MTQPSPTATTIPTIQGNLGQILGYLSQNLKNFPRRVPGRLVIDGRELRYVDLHSFYWQALQIFHSRLYDIRTTETAPLIVDCGAHIGLASLYFASRFPQATIHAFEADPAIAEVMAANLLAQGIMQVTPYAKAVWTHGDGITFADTHDDSGHVVSGGPAEGKRVESIRLRDFLAGLGRPVDLLKLDIEGAEFAVADDCDGALGGVRRIIAEVHCMDHADGTLASFVSVLERNGFRTVMHDLHLADWLGTDNPPPFTALPTHQYIITVFAWR; encoded by the coding sequence ATGACCCAGCCTTCGCCCACCGCCACCACCATTCCCACCATTCAGGGCAATCTGGGGCAGATTTTGGGCTATCTTTCGCAAAACCTGAAGAATTTCCCCCGCCGGGTTCCCGGACGGCTGGTGATCGACGGGCGGGAGTTGCGCTATGTGGACCTTCACAGCTTCTACTGGCAGGCTTTGCAGATTTTCCACAGCCGTCTCTACGACATCCGCACGACGGAGACGGCGCCGCTGATCGTGGATTGCGGCGCCCATATCGGGCTGGCGTCGCTGTACTTCGCCAGCCGTTTTCCCCAGGCCACCATCCACGCGTTCGAGGCCGATCCGGCCATCGCCGAGGTGATGGCCGCCAACCTGCTGGCCCAGGGGATCATGCAGGTGACCCCCTATGCAAAAGCGGTCTGGACCCACGGCGACGGCATCACCTTCGCCGATACCCATGATGATTCCGGCCATGTGGTGAGCGGCGGGCCGGCGGAGGGGAAACGGGTGGAATCCATCCGGCTGCGCGATTTCCTGGCCGGGCTCGGCCGTCCGGTGGACCTTCTGAAACTGGATATCGAAGGGGCGGAATTCGCTGTCGCCGACGACTGCGACGGCGCCCTTGGCGGTGTCCGCCGCATCATTGCCGAGGTTCACTGCATGGACCACGCCGACGGAACCCTGGCCAGCTTCGTATCCGTGCTGGAACGCAACGGGTTCCGCACCGTGATGCATGACCTGCATCTGGCCGACTGGCTGGGCACCGACAACCCGCCGCCCTTTACCGCCCTGCCCACCCACCAGTACATCATCACCGTTTTTGCGTGGCGCTAA